GCGCGGTCGGGGCGCCCGCGAAGGCGCTCGTCCCGCTGAAGGGTCGCCCGCTCGGCGCGTACGTCCTCGACGCGCTGCTGGGCGCGCGGCACGTGCGGCGGATCGTGTGGGTCGGGGCGCACGATGCGGCGATGGGGCGGCGCCTCGCCGCCGCTCCGCACCGGGTCGTGCCCGGCGGGCCGCGCCTGCTGGACTCCCTGACGTTGGGGCTCGGGGCGGCCCGCGTCGACGCGGAGCCGGACGAACGCCTGCTGCTGGTCGGGGCGGACGTCCCCTGGGTGGAGGCGGCGCACGTCGACCGCTTCGTCGCCGACGCCCGCGACGCGGACGTCGTCTACCCGGTCGTGGCGCGCCGCGATTACGAACCGCGCTTCGCCGCCATCCCCCGCACGTGGGTGCGGACCGCCGACGGGCCGGTGACCGGCGGGAACCTCGTCCTGGCGACCCCCGACGCCCTCACGGCGTTGCTGCCGTGGATCGACGTCGCCACCCGCCTCCGCAAGGCGCCGTGGCGCCTCGCGGCGGCGGCCGGACCGCGCCTGCTCGCCGCGTGGGCGTTCGGGCGCATCACGCCCACCGGCGTGGAGCGGCGCGCGCGGACGCTCCTGGAGGTGCGCGTCGCCCTCGCCTGGGGCGCCGACCCGGAACTCGCGACCGACGTCGACCGCGTCGATCAACTCCCCGCCACCCTCGGTCTTCCCGATCCCGACGCGCCGTCGGCGTCGGGCGCGTGAGCGCCGTCGCTCCGGGGGCCACCCCCGCGCGACCGGCGCCGGGCGGGCCGTTCCGGCTCGCGGTGCTGCTGCACGGCGGCGCCGGCGGGAGCGGGGTGGTCGCGACGGAGATGGGGCTCCGCTTCGCGCGGGAGGGGCACGAGGTGCACTTCGTCTCCAACCGCGTCCCGTTCCGCCTCGTCGACCGGGCCGACCCGAACGTCTGGGTGCATCAGGTGGAGACCCTCGCCTACCCGCTGTTCGAAGCGCCCCTGACGACCCTCGCGGAGGCGTCGAAATTGGCGGAGGTCATCGAGGCGTTCGACGTCGACGTCGTGCACGCCCACTACGCGGTGCCGCACGCGACCGCGGCGATCCTCGCGCGCGACATGGTGGAGGGCGCCCGCCCGGCGGTCGTCACCACCCTCCACGGGACCGACGTCACGCTCGTGGGGATGGACCGCGCCTACCTGCGTCCGACCCGGCACGCGATCCACGCGAGCGACGCCGTGACCGCCGTCAGTCGCGACCTGCACGACGAAACCAAGCGGGTGCTGGGCATCGAACGCCCGATCCGCGTGATCCCGAACACCGTCGATCCCGACCGCTTCCGGCCCGGT
Above is a window of Trueperaceae bacterium DNA encoding:
- a CDS encoding NTP transferase domain-containing protein, translated to MSPDAPRPPHRPAPVTAVVLAGGGPGDALARAVGAPAKALVPLKGRPLGAYVLDALLGARHVRRIVWVGAHDAAMGRRLAAAPHRVVPGGPRLLDSLTLGLGAARVDAEPDERLLLVGADVPWVEAAHVDRFVADARDADVVYPVVARRDYEPRFAAIPRTWVRTADGPVTGGNLVLATPDALTALLPWIDVATRLRKAPWRLAAAAGPRLLAAWAFGRITPTGVERRARTLLEVRVALAWGADPELATDVDRVDQLPATLGLPDPDAPSASGA
- the bshA gene encoding N-acetyl-alpha-D-glucosaminyl L-malate synthase BshA, translating into MSAVAPGATPARPAPGGPFRLAVLLHGGAGGSGVVATEMGLRFAREGHEVHFVSNRVPFRLVDRADPNVWVHQVETLAYPLFEAPLTTLAEASKLAEVIEAFDVDVVHAHYAVPHATAAILARDMVEGARPAVVTTLHGTDVTLVGMDRAYLRPTRHAIHASDAVTAVSRDLHDETKRVLGIERPIRVIPNTVDPDRFRPGADPEVRRRFAADDEALLLHVSNFRPVKRTCEVVRVLAHLAEDRAVRLLMVGDGPDQPKAAALARELGVADRVTFLGAFPSVEAVMRTADVFLLPSSHEAFGLAALEAMASGVPVVGTYAGGIPEVVEDGVTGLLRPVGDVAGLADAVASLVSDPARHAAFAAAGRERAVTVFTEAVVTDAYREVYEAARAAASSGR